A genomic stretch from Syntrophales bacterium includes:
- the gap gene encoding type I glyceraldehyde-3-phosphate dehydrogenase, translated as MAVKAAINGFGRVGRYLVRACLGYEDDIEIVAINSRAKPENLAHLLKYDSVHGRFGADVVVDGKDLVINGRKIVVTNVTSPLSDLPWKELGVDIVLESTGKFRKKDEVSGHLDAGAKKVILAVPGKGIDGTFVMGVNEASYDPAKHHIISNASCTTNCLAPVVKVLHDRFTIKRGLMTTVHAYTMDQRLLDGSHKDLRRGRAAAMSIVPTTTGAAKAVTEVIPDLKGKMDGLAMRVPTPNVSVVDFVAELGRNVTVNEVNGALKEAAEGPLKGILLYCEEELVSVDFTSSPYSSIVDAPLTNVVDGNFVKVFSWYDNESGYACRMRDLAVYIGKKM; from the coding sequence ATGGCGGTAAAGGCAGCGATCAATGGATTCGGCAGGGTCGGGCGTTACCTCGTCCGGGCCTGTCTCGGGTATGAAGACGACATTGAAATCGTAGCAATCAACTCCCGGGCCAAGCCGGAAAACCTGGCGCATCTCCTGAAGTACGATTCGGTCCACGGCAGGTTCGGGGCCGATGTTGTTGTGGATGGAAAAGACCTGGTGATCAACGGCCGGAAGATCGTTGTCACCAACGTAACGTCCCCTCTGTCGGATCTTCCCTGGAAAGAGCTCGGTGTGGACATCGTTCTCGAGTCGACGGGCAAGTTCCGCAAGAAGGACGAGGTCTCCGGGCATCTCGATGCGGGCGCGAAAAAGGTCATCCTTGCCGTTCCGGGCAAAGGGATCGACGGAACCTTCGTCATGGGCGTCAACGAGGCCTCCTACGATCCGGCGAAGCACCACATCATCTCCAACGCCTCCTGTACGACCAACTGCCTGGCCCCCGTGGTGAAGGTCCTCCACGACCGGTTCACGATCAAACGGGGACTCATGACGACGGTCCATGCCTACACCATGGACCAGCGCCTGCTGGACGGCTCCCACAAGGACCTGCGGCGGGGCAGGGCGGCCGCCATGTCCATCGTGCCCACGACGACCGGCGCCGCCAAGGCGGTCACCGAGGTGATCCCGGACCTGAAAGGCAAGATGGACGGCCTGGCCATGCGCGTTCCCACGCCGAACGTCTCGGTGGTGGATTTCGTGGCGGAGCTGGGACGGAACGTCACGGTCAACGAGGTGAACGGAGCCCTGAAGGAGGCCGCCGAGGGCCCGCTGAAGGGGATCCTGCTCTATTGCGAAGAAGAGCTTGTCTCCGTGGACTTCACCAGCAGCCCCTATTCGTCCATCGTGGATGCCCCGCTGACGAACGTCGTCGACGGGAACTTCGTCAAGGTCTTCTCCTGGTACGACAACGAAAGCGGCTATGCCTGCCGCATGCGGGACCTGGCCGTCTACATCGGTAAAAAAATGTGA
- the amrB gene encoding AmmeMemoRadiSam system protein B — protein MKKEVRRSILAGSWYPGRPETLRGDIETYFRNVPEREIPGRIVGLVAPHAGYVYSGQVAAHAYKLIRNAPYEKVIVISPSHRMHFDGVALWRGAGYETPLGVVPVDQELAESVLDADGPVAEIPAAHAGEHSLEIQLPFLQVALGEFSFVPLVMGTQDERTCRRLAEVIAGAVAGRRTLVVGSSDLSHFHSHSEAVRLDSVMLEHLKNFNPDGLLRDLARRSCEACGGGPAAATMMAARALGAERAELLKYANSGDVTGDRREVVGYASAVFYAAS, from the coding sequence ATGAAAAAGGAAGTCCGGCGGTCGATCCTGGCCGGTTCCTGGTACCCCGGCCGGCCCGAGACCCTGCGGGGAGACATCGAGACGTACTTCCGGAACGTACCCGAACGGGAGATCCCGGGCCGCATCGTCGGCCTCGTGGCCCCGCACGCGGGATACGTCTATTCCGGCCAGGTAGCGGCCCACGCGTACAAACTGATCCGGAATGCGCCCTACGAAAAGGTGATCGTCATTTCCCCTTCCCATCGCATGCACTTCGACGGTGTCGCCCTTTGGCGGGGAGCCGGTTACGAGACCCCCCTGGGGGTGGTACCGGTGGACCAGGAACTGGCGGAGTCGGTCCTGGACGCGGACGGGCCGGTCGCCGAGATCCCCGCAGCACACGCCGGGGAACACTCCCTGGAAATCCAGCTTCCCTTTCTGCAGGTGGCCCTCGGGGAGTTCTCGTTCGTGCCGCTGGTCATGGGCACCCAGGACGAGCGGACGTGCCGGCGGCTGGCGGAGGTGATCGCCGGAGCCGTCGCGGGCCGGCGGACCCTGGTTGTCGGCAGCTCCGATCTCTCCCATTTTCATTCGCATAGCGAGGCCGTCCGTCTCGATTCCGTCATGCTCGAACACCTGAAGAACTTCAACCCGGACGGGCTCCTCAGGGATCTGGCCCGCCGGAGCTGCGAGGCCTGCGGTGGCGGGCCGGCAGCGGCGACGATGATGGCCGCCCGGGCCTTGGGGGCCGAACGGGCAGAACTTTTGAAATATGCCAATTCGGGGGATGTGACGGGAGACCGGCGGGAGGTGGTCGGGTACGCCTCGGCGGTCTTCTATGCCGCTTCCTGA
- the secG gene encoding preprotein translocase subunit SecG, whose translation MQTLISVIHIVMCFVLIAVVLLQAGKGANMGAAFGGSSQTVFGSSGPGTFLSKMTTAVAVVFMLTSLVLSHPAFQGATSVVKGARPAAEKAQPAPVLPAPPATQGAQAPAVPAAPPASAPAAK comes from the coding sequence GTGCAGACCTTGATCAGCGTCATTCACATCGTGATGTGCTTCGTTCTCATCGCCGTCGTGCTTCTTCAGGCGGGGAAGGGAGCCAACATGGGAGCCGCCTTCGGGGGGTCCAGCCAGACCGTTTTCGGCAGCAGCGGGCCGGGGACATTCCTGAGCAAGATGACCACCGCCGTGGCCGTCGTCTTCATGCTGACGTCCCTCGTGCTTTCCCACCCGGCTTTTCAGGGAGCCACTTCCGTTGTGAAGGGTGCCCGGCCGGCCGCGGAGAAGGCCCAGCCGGCCCCGGTGCTTCCGGCGCCGCCCGCGACACAGGGAGCCCAGGCACCGGCAGTACCGGCGGCTCCGCCCGCGTCTGCACCGGCCGCGAAGTAG
- the tpiA gene encoding triose-phosphate isomerase — MPRPLIAGNWKMHMTVGEAVEYARRLRERLPEPMDRDVVIAPPFTALWPVSRELEGSPVGLGAQNVSDEPKGAFTGEVSAAMLADAGCRYVIVGHSERRKLFGEEDAWINRKLIAVLKAGLTPILCVGETLAQREAGNAFPVIVGQINAGLKNLEAGDIGRCVVAYEPVWAIGTGRTATPDQAEEVHSFIRCRVAALFGEEQSAGLRILYGGSVTPENIDRLMESRQINGALVGGASLNIDSFSRIVRYQRG, encoded by the coding sequence ATGCCGAGACCGCTGATCGCCGGGAACTGGAAGATGCACATGACCGTGGGCGAGGCGGTGGAGTATGCCCGGCGGCTCCGGGAACGGCTTCCGGAGCCGATGGACCGGGATGTCGTCATTGCACCGCCCTTCACGGCCCTCTGGCCCGTCTCCCGCGAACTGGAGGGTTCCCCCGTCGGCCTGGGCGCCCAGAACGTCAGTGATGAGCCGAAGGGCGCCTTCACGGGGGAGGTGTCCGCCGCGATGCTGGCCGATGCGGGCTGCCGATACGTCATTGTGGGCCACTCAGAGCGGAGGAAGCTCTTCGGCGAAGAGGATGCCTGGATCAACCGGAAACTGATCGCGGTCCTGAAGGCGGGACTGACCCCCATCCTGTGCGTCGGCGAGACCCTGGCCCAGCGGGAGGCGGGGAACGCGTTCCCTGTTATTGTCGGGCAGATAAATGCGGGGTTGAAGAATTTGGAAGCCGGTGATATAGGCCGTTGCGTTGTCGCCTATGAGCCCGTATGGGCCATCGGAACCGGGCGGACGGCCACTCCGGATCAGGCGGAGGAGGTTCACTCCTTCATTCGATGCCGTGTTGCGGCGCTTTTTGGCGAGGAACAATCCGCCGGTCTCAGGATTCTTTATGGCGGGAGCGTCACGCCGGAGAACATCGACCGGCTGATGGAAAGCAGGCAGATCAACGGAGCCCTCGTCGGGGGGGCGAGCCTGAATATCGATTCCTTCTCGCGGATCGTGCGTTATCAAAGAGGATAA
- a CDS encoding type II toxin-antitoxin system RelE/ParE family toxin, producing the protein MPHKKRITFAASAVRDLESISSWYTNQQVPAVGEKLLKEIISKIERLADFPESGRIVPEFGIANLREIVFPPFRIVYRLDENRVRVVRVWRSERLLKMP; encoded by the coding sequence ATGCCGCACAAGAAACGAATCACCTTCGCTGCATCTGCGGTCAGGGATCTGGAATCCATTTCGTCCTGGTATACCAATCAACAAGTCCCCGCCGTGGGCGAAAAGCTTCTCAAGGAAATCATCTCAAAAATTGAGAGGCTTGCCGACTTCCCGGAGAGTGGTCGCATCGTACCGGAGTTTGGCATTGCCAACCTGAGGGAAATCGTCTTTCCACCTTTTCGAATTGTTTATCGCCTCGATGAAAACAGGGTAAGAGTTGTTCGCGTCTGGCGGAGCGAAAGGCTTCTCAAAATGCCTTAA
- the amrA gene encoding AmmeMemoRadiSam system protein A, producing MELTEQEKKDLLHLALSTIKAELEGKELPGMKQPTPILREKRGAFVTLKKRGRLRGCIGYIQPVKPLHETIERMALAAAFEDPRFPALKKEELKDLSVEISVLTPLREIRDAGEIRVGVHGLYIVRGPRSGLLLPQVAVEYRWDTETFLRETCHKAGLPADAWRDESTRIFVFSAEIFGDLS from the coding sequence ATGGAACTGACAGAGCAGGAAAAGAAGGATCTCCTCCATCTGGCCCTCTCGACCATCAAGGCCGAACTGGAGGGAAAAGAACTGCCCGGGATGAAGCAGCCGACCCCGATCCTCCGGGAGAAACGGGGGGCCTTCGTGACCCTGAAGAAGCGGGGCCGGCTCCGGGGGTGCATCGGTTACATCCAGCCGGTCAAGCCCCTGCACGAGACGATCGAGCGGATGGCCCTGGCGGCGGCCTTTGAAGACCCGCGCTTCCCCGCACTCAAAAAGGAGGAGTTGAAGGACCTGTCCGTGGAGATCTCCGTCCTGACGCCGCTCCGGGAGATCCGCGACGCCGGCGAGATCCGCGTGGGGGTCCACGGGCTCTACATCGTTCGGGGACCCAGGTCCGGACTGCTCTTGCCCCAGGTGGCCGTGGAGTACCGGTGGGATACGGAAACATTCCTTAGGGAGACCTGCCATAAAGCCGGTCTTCCGGCCGACGCCTGGCGGGACGAATCGACCCGCATTTTTGTGTTCTCTGCGGAAATCTTTGGAGATTTGTCCTGA